A single region of the Saprospiraceae bacterium genome encodes:
- a CDS encoding alpha/beta family hydrolase, with protein MTNPQKLKINVSEEIGSVSSLLLFPKAASALMVLSHGAGASMEHAFMEMLAQELSQQKVGTLRFNFPYMEKGSGPPDRPPKAHATIKAAIKVASKYADGLTLLAGGKSFGGRMTSQMAAMGELEGVKGIVYYGFPLHAPGKPSIERATHLADIQVPQLFLQGTRDPLAQIDLIEAVCKKLDKAQLVKMEGGDHSFKTLKSAGISHEEAIKQLTLETATFANKL; from the coding sequence ATGACAAACCCGCAAAAACTGAAAATCAACGTTTCGGAAGAGATTGGGTCCGTCTCTTCCCTTTTGCTATTCCCCAAAGCAGCTTCCGCATTGATGGTCTTAAGCCATGGCGCCGGTGCCAGTATGGAACATGCCTTTATGGAAATGCTCGCACAGGAATTGTCCCAACAAAAGGTCGGAACTTTACGCTTCAATTTCCCCTATATGGAAAAAGGAAGTGGCCCACCCGACCGGCCCCCCAAAGCCCATGCCACGATAAAAGCTGCCATAAAAGTAGCATCGAAATACGCCGATGGCTTAACCCTTCTGGCCGGAGGAAAATCGTTTGGTGGCCGAATGACCTCCCAAATGGCCGCCATGGGTGAATTGGAGGGTGTAAAAGGAATTGTCTACTATGGGTTTCCTTTACATGCTCCTGGCAAACCCAGCATAGAAAGAGCCACCCATTTAGCGGACATCCAAGTACCTCAGCTGTTTTTACAGGGCACCCGAGACCCCCTCGCCCAAATCGATTTGATAGAAGCAGTTTGCAAAAAACTGGATAAAGCCCAGCTCGTGAAAATGGAGGGCGGCGATCATTCTTTTAAAACATTAAAAAGTGCAGGTATCAGTCATGAAGAAGCTATAAAGCAGCTAACCCTAGAAACCGCCACCTTTGCCAATAAACTTTGA